A DNA window from Pseudodesulfovibrio thermohalotolerans contains the following coding sequences:
- a CDS encoding M20 family metallo-hydrolase, which yields MDALFSELDNQTEKVVELQTKLTAIPALGPRNGGEGEKAKADFLLDHLKSMGIEDIREYNAPASDVPCGYRPNIVAVIPGKNTEKTLWIISHIDVVPPGDLGLWNSDPYTVQRDGDTLIGRGVEDNQQGMVSSILAAQALLDLKITPEINLGLIFVSDEETGSGFGLEYMVDEHEDIFRKDDLFLIPDSGEPSSEMVEIAEKSMFWLKVTVIGKQCHASTPAQGINTMYPSAELILRIKELEALFPAEDSIYNPPCSTFQPTMREANVANVNTIPGRDVFYVDSRVMPEYELDDVLASIKGFAAEVAEKYGVTIECEPAQWEQAAPATSADTEIVARTMASVRKIYNNNPRTVGVGGGTVAAILRRKGYPAVVWSTLNHAAHQPNEWSSIKSTINDAKVMADMLLTK from the coding sequence ATGGACGCGCTCTTTTCCGAATTGGACAACCAGACCGAGAAGGTTGTCGAACTACAGACCAAACTCACGGCCATTCCCGCACTTGGTCCCCGCAATGGCGGCGAAGGCGAGAAAGCCAAGGCCGATTTCCTGCTCGACCATCTCAAATCCATGGGCATTGAAGACATCCGCGAGTACAACGCGCCCGCTTCCGACGTGCCCTGCGGCTACAGGCCCAACATCGTTGCCGTCATCCCCGGCAAAAACACGGAAAAGACCCTGTGGATCATCTCCCATATCGATGTGGTCCCTCCGGGAGACCTCGGCCTTTGGAATTCCGATCCTTACACCGTTCAGCGCGACGGCGACACCTTGATCGGCCGGGGCGTCGAGGACAACCAGCAGGGCATGGTCTCTTCCATTCTGGCCGCTCAGGCTCTGCTTGACCTCAAGATCACCCCCGAGATCAATCTGGGTCTCATTTTTGTGTCCGACGAAGAGACCGGTTCCGGCTTTGGCCTGGAATACATGGTCGACGAGCACGAAGACATCTTTCGCAAGGATGACCTGTTCCTTATCCCAGACTCCGGCGAACCCTCTTCCGAAATGGTCGAAATCGCCGAAAAGTCCATGTTCTGGCTCAAGGTCACCGTCATCGGCAAGCAGTGCCACGCCTCCACTCCGGCTCAGGGGATCAACACCATGTATCCCAGCGCGGAACTCATTCTGCGCATCAAGGAACTGGAAGCCCTGTTCCCGGCCGAGGATTCGATTTACAATCCGCCCTGCTCCACTTTCCAGCCGACCATGCGCGAAGCCAACGTGGCCAACGTGAACACCATCCCGGGCCGGGACGTGTTCTACGTGGACAGCCGCGTCATGCCCGAATACGAGCTGGACGACGTTCTCGCCTCCATCAAGGGCTTTGCCGCCGAGGTCGCCGAGAAATACGGTGTGACCATCGAGTGCGAGCCCGCCCAATGGGAGCAGGCCGCTCCGGCCACTTCGGCCGATACCGAGATCGTGGCCCGGACCATGGCGTCCGTGCGCAAGATATATAACAACAATCCGCGCACCGTTGGCGTCGGCGGCGGCACTGTTGCGGCCATCCTGCGTCGCAAGGGCTATCCCGCCGTTGTCTGGTCCACCTTGAACCACGCCGCGCATCAGCCCAACGAATGGTCTTCCATCAAGAGCACCATCAACGACGCCAAAGTCATGGCGGACATGCTGCTGACCAAATAG
- the mnmG gene encoding tRNA uridine-5-carboxymethylaminomethyl(34) synthesis enzyme MnmG translates to MQRKGPIPAKFDLIVVGAGHAGCEAAMASARLGLKTLLLTINVDRIGHLSCNPAIGGLAKGHMVKEIDALGGMMGLWADAAGIQFRILNTRKGPAVRSSRAQIDRARYMQAVQGSVFSQENLWVFQDMGAAVLTENGKVSGLRTELGEVFPAKAVLLTTGTFLRGLMHVGLEHFSGGRMGDPAANSLSANLRELGFELGRLKTGTTPRLLRDSIDFSAMQEQPGDNPPVPFSFRNKTVPLPQVSCWLTYTNEQAHEAIRSGFDRSPMFTGIIEGTGARYCPSIEDKVARFPEKNRHQIFVEPEGLDSPEMYPSGIPTSLPFDVQKKMIRAIQGLENAQIVRPGYAIEYDFLPPTQLKPTLETKAVPGLFCAGQINGTSGYEEAAAQGLWAALNAACKLRGMEPFLLSRDQAYMAVLVDDLVTKGTEEPYRMFTSRAEHRLLLREGNADERLTPLGRDFGLVDDNQWRLFSDKRERLQAILEVMHSVRIKPDAPTREILNDIGASVPGKAVQLAALLRQPQMEIGRLAAFLPELADADEEVLREAEVQVRYEGYLVKQEELVAKFKSLEGKILPEDLDYSSVSGLTREVVEKLTRIQPRTLGQAGRISGVTPAALSCLEIHLKKLGLS, encoded by the coding sequence ATGCAGCGCAAAGGACCGATCCCTGCCAAGTTCGACCTTATTGTGGTCGGCGCTGGCCATGCCGGTTGCGAAGCCGCCATGGCCTCGGCCCGGCTCGGCCTTAAGACTCTGCTGTTGACCATCAACGTCGACCGCATAGGGCATCTCTCCTGCAATCCGGCCATCGGCGGCCTCGCCAAGGGGCACATGGTCAAGGAGATCGATGCCCTGGGCGGCATGATGGGACTTTGGGCAGACGCCGCAGGCATCCAATTCCGCATTCTGAACACGAGAAAGGGCCCGGCCGTACGATCGAGCCGGGCCCAAATCGACCGCGCCCGCTATATGCAGGCGGTCCAGGGTTCCGTGTTCTCACAGGAAAACCTGTGGGTGTTCCAGGACATGGGCGCGGCGGTGCTGACCGAAAACGGCAAGGTGTCGGGACTGCGCACCGAATTGGGCGAGGTGTTCCCGGCAAAGGCCGTACTCCTGACCACCGGCACATTCCTGCGCGGCCTCATGCACGTCGGCCTGGAACATTTCAGCGGCGGACGCATGGGTGATCCGGCCGCCAACTCCCTGTCCGCCAACCTGCGCGAGCTCGGTTTTGAACTGGGGCGCCTCAAGACCGGCACTACCCCCCGCCTGCTTCGGGACTCCATAGACTTTTCGGCCATGCAGGAGCAGCCGGGCGACAATCCGCCCGTGCCCTTCAGCTTTCGCAACAAAACCGTCCCCCTGCCGCAGGTCTCCTGCTGGCTGACCTACACCAACGAGCAGGCCCACGAAGCCATTCGCTCGGGGTTCGACCGTTCGCCCATGTTCACCGGGATCATCGAAGGGACCGGAGCGCGCTATTGCCCCTCCATCGAGGACAAGGTGGCCAGGTTCCCCGAAAAGAATCGGCACCAGATTTTTGTCGAGCCGGAGGGGCTGGACAGCCCGGAGATGTATCCGAGCGGCATTCCCACCAGCTTGCCCTTCGATGTCCAGAAGAAGATGATCCGTGCCATTCAAGGCCTTGAGAACGCCCAAATCGTTCGGCCCGGCTACGCCATCGAATACGATTTTCTGCCTCCCACCCAGCTCAAGCCCACCTTGGAGACCAAAGCGGTCCCCGGGCTTTTCTGCGCTGGCCAGATCAACGGAACTTCCGGCTACGAAGAGGCCGCGGCCCAAGGATTGTGGGCCGCCCTGAACGCGGCCTGCAAACTGCGCGGGATGGAGCCGTTTCTGCTCTCCCGTGACCAGGCGTATATGGCCGTGCTGGTGGACGACCTCGTGACCAAGGGTACCGAAGAGCCCTACCGTATGTTCACATCCCGCGCCGAGCACAGGCTCTTGCTTCGTGAAGGCAATGCGGACGAACGGCTTACGCCGCTGGGCCGCGATTTTGGCCTCGTTGACGACAACCAATGGCGGTTGTTCTCGGACAAACGGGAAAGACTTCAAGCAATCCTTGAAGTCATGCATTCCGTCCGCATCAAGCCCGACGCGCCCACGCGGGAAATTCTCAACGATATCGGCGCATCCGTTCCGGGTAAAGCGGTGCAACTGGCTGCCTTGCTTCGCCAACCGCAGATGGAAATCGGCCGACTGGCCGCGTTTCTCCCCGAGCTGGCCGATGCGGACGAGGAAGTGCTGCGCGAAGCCGAAGTCCAGGTCCGCTACGAAGGCTATCTGGTCAAGCAGGAGGAACTGGTGGCCAAGTTCAAGTCCCTTGAGGGCAAGATCCTGCCCGAAGACCTGGATTATTCCTCTGTTTCCGGCCTGACGCGTGAGGTCGTGGAAAAATTGACCCGCATACAGCCCCGGACGCTGGGCCAGGCCGGGCGTATTTCCGGCGTTACTCCTGCTGCACTGTCCTGCCTCGAAATCCACTTGAAAAAACTCGGCCTATCGTAA
- a CDS encoding hemolysin family protein, with protein sequence MDEGSDSRFRNIFKKLFGNNDHQIEEHILEAKADGELESHEVSMLLNVLGLDQKLVEEIMVPRTDMVCADATSTVKDVAEIIFSQGAHSRIPIFQDNKDHIFGVVHAKDLLEPLLNGQLDRLVVDLLRPAFFVADNKPLDEVLAYFKREKLHMAIVQDEYGGTSGMVTMEDVLEEIVGEISDEYDEQRPDEIQDFPDGTFVVSGRAPLEDVNRKFGLDLESEEVDSIGGYLAAMAGSIPEQGSIYTFSGWRFTIMEADERQIWTIKVEPLGQM encoded by the coding sequence TTGGACGAAGGTTCCGACAGTCGATTTCGCAATATTTTTAAGAAATTATTTGGCAATAACGATCATCAGATAGAGGAACACATCCTCGAAGCCAAGGCTGACGGCGAGCTGGAAAGCCATGAGGTTTCCATGCTCCTGAATGTTCTGGGACTGGACCAGAAGCTCGTGGAAGAGATCATGGTTCCGCGCACGGACATGGTTTGCGCAGACGCGACAAGTACCGTCAAGGACGTGGCCGAGATCATCTTCAGCCAGGGCGCACACTCGCGTATTCCCATCTTCCAGGATAACAAGGACCATATTTTCGGAGTGGTCCACGCCAAGGATCTCCTAGAGCCGCTGCTCAATGGCCAATTGGACCGGCTTGTGGTGGATCTGTTGCGGCCTGCCTTTTTCGTGGCCGACAACAAGCCCCTGGACGAGGTGCTGGCCTATTTCAAGAGGGAAAAACTCCACATGGCGATCGTCCAGGACGAGTACGGCGGAACGTCCGGCATGGTGACCATGGAGGACGTCCTCGAAGAGATCGTCGGCGAAATCTCTGATGAATACGATGAACAGCGTCCCGACGAAATCCAGGATTTCCCGGACGGAACTTTCGTCGTGTCCGGTCGCGCGCCTCTGGAAGACGTAAACCGCAAGTTCGGCCTTGATCTCGAAAGCGAGGAAGTGGACTCCATCGGCGGCTATCTGGCGGCCATGGCAGGCAGTATTCCCGAGCAGGGTTCTATTTACACCTTCTCCGGGTGGCGGTTCACCATCATGGAGGCTGACGAACGACAGATCTGGACCATCAAAGTCGAACCTTTGGGGCAGATGTAG
- the lnt gene encoding apolipoprotein N-acyltransferase has protein sequence MLKLVLFATVGAWIGFANPLFHFPAAALAFPLGLAWIGLRATSGGRSFRFGWLAGTLAATGCFYWMVIPVQIYGGLPWFVALPCPVLLAAFIGLYFGLFSYGIHHAGKLIDGIPLCLLAGFAWSSMEMLMGSLFSGFPWMTLSSAFASWPFAVQGASLVGAFGLSGVFAALATAILLCSTYRSSLWLAVGLSVFIVGFGFYRTDTFDVGTRDYMVSMVQGNVDQGQKWIPSYQAKTIKKYGKLSIEAITAEHPKVIIWPETAMPFYLQDPTPLRKAIETLARETDTPIITGSPAYRVTDMKTNAYVLYNRAWLMDSTGRTTQYYDKEHLVPFGEYMPFEEWVPFEKLVQAAGNFQSGEDNRPLKLNGVALGMLICYEAIFPELAQQQVERGANVLVNISNDAWFGNTSAPGQHLDLATMRAVEQGRWLARCTNTGISAFIDPVGRRAAEADQFRAKTLSMKIAAIKANTVYHAISRRLEVFVYVMTVAAFGFIAYAARRNKGITE, from the coding sequence GTGCTCAAGCTGGTTCTTTTCGCGACCGTGGGCGCCTGGATAGGCTTCGCCAATCCGCTTTTCCATTTTCCCGCGGCCGCTCTCGCCTTTCCCCTTGGGCTGGCCTGGATTGGGCTGAGGGCGACCTCCGGCGGCCGCAGCTTCCGATTCGGTTGGCTGGCCGGAACGCTCGCGGCCACAGGCTGCTTCTATTGGATGGTTATTCCGGTACAGATATACGGCGGCCTGCCCTGGTTCGTGGCCCTGCCGTGCCCGGTCCTTCTGGCCGCGTTCATCGGCCTGTATTTCGGTTTATTCTCCTACGGCATTCACCATGCAGGCAAGCTCATCGACGGCATTCCCCTCTGTCTCCTGGCCGGGTTCGCCTGGTCCAGCATGGAAATGCTCATGGGCAGCCTGTTTTCCGGCTTCCCGTGGATGACCCTGTCCTCGGCTTTCGCGTCCTGGCCTTTTGCGGTTCAGGGCGCTTCCCTTGTCGGGGCGTTCGGTCTGTCCGGTGTGTTTGCCGCCCTCGCCACAGCCATCCTGCTTTGCTCCACGTACCGAAGCTCACTCTGGCTTGCCGTGGGCCTGTCGGTCTTCATCGTCGGGTTCGGCTTCTACCGCACCGACACCTTTGATGTGGGCACCCGCGACTACATGGTCAGCATGGTTCAGGGCAACGTGGACCAGGGACAGAAATGGATTCCATCCTATCAAGCTAAAACCATCAAGAAATACGGCAAACTGAGCATTGAGGCCATCACCGCCGAACACCCCAAGGTTATCATTTGGCCTGAAACAGCCATGCCTTTTTATCTTCAGGATCCGACTCCCCTTCGCAAGGCGATCGAAACGCTGGCCCGCGAAACCGACACTCCGATCATCACGGGCTCGCCCGCTTATCGCGTGACTGACATGAAGACCAACGCCTATGTCCTCTACAACCGCGCATGGCTAATGGATTCGACAGGGCGAACCACCCAGTATTACGACAAGGAGCACCTTGTTCCGTTCGGGGAGTACATGCCTTTCGAGGAATGGGTGCCCTTCGAGAAGCTTGTTCAGGCTGCGGGCAACTTTCAGTCGGGCGAGGACAACAGGCCGCTCAAGCTCAACGGCGTTGCGCTGGGGATGCTCATCTGCTATGAAGCCATCTTTCCGGAACTCGCCCAGCAACAGGTGGAGCGAGGTGCCAACGTGCTGGTAAACATCAGTAACGACGCCTGGTTCGGCAACACTTCCGCCCCAGGACAGCATCTCGATCTGGCCACCATGCGGGCAGTTGAGCAGGGACGCTGGCTGGCGCGCTGCACCAACACCGGCATTTCCGCGTTCATCGACCCGGTGGGACGCAGGGCCGCTGAGGCCGATCAATTCCGGGCGAAAACCCTCAGCATGAAAATCGCTGCCATCAAGGCGAATACCGTGTATCATGCAATCAGCCGCAGGCTGGAAGTCTTTGTGTATGTCATGACCGTGGCCGCCTTTGGCTTCATCGCCTATGCGGCCAGACGAAATAAAGGAATTACTGAATAA
- the prfB gene encoding peptide chain release factor 2 (programmed frameshift) has product MLEYPELKAASADLIEQYESLWGRLDYAETKTRLDEIEKELSKPGAWDNPEALTPLLKEKSQLSSKLEMYDGLSEAKDDLDAWLELAHEDPEEESLAALNQQVGLLKERLSGIELATMFAFEHDKGNAILEIHPGAGGVESQDWVEMLLRMYNRYAERKGFKVTQLDYQAGDEAGVKSVTLQIEGLFAYGLLKGETGVHRLIRISPFDSSGRRHTSFASVDVYPDMDDDIEIEVRDEDLRIDTFRSSGPGGQSVNKTSSAVRITHIPTGIVAQCQNEKSQHRNKATALRLVKARLYEQELKKIEESRRQDYQSKGAIAWGSQIRTYTLQPYRLIKDHRSNCESGNVDAFLDGDLDEMIRNYLLFIHAHGQKD; this is encoded by the exons ATGTTGGAATATCCCGAACTCAAAGCCGCCTCCGCGGACCTCATCGAACAATACGAATCCCTTTGGGGGCGTCTT GACTACGCCGAGACCAAAACGCGGCTCGACGAGATAGAAAAGGAACTCTCCAAGCCCGGGGCATGGGATAACCCCGAGGCCCTCACTCCGCTGCTCAAGGAAAAGAGCCAGCTTTCGTCAAAACTCGAAATGTATGATGGATTGTCCGAAGCCAAGGACGATCTGGACGCCTGGCTTGAACTTGCCCATGAAGACCCGGAGGAAGAATCCCTGGCCGCCCTGAACCAGCAGGTGGGCCTGCTCAAGGAACGTCTGTCCGGCATCGAGTTGGCGACCATGTTCGCCTTCGAGCACGACAAGGGCAACGCCATCCTCGAAATCCATCCCGGCGCGGGCGGCGTCGAGTCCCAGGACTGGGTTGAAATGCTGCTGCGCATGTACAACCGATACGCCGAACGCAAGGGATTCAAGGTCACTCAACTCGACTACCAGGCGGGCGACGAGGCGGGCGTCAAGTCCGTAACCCTTCAAATTGAAGGACTTTTCGCCTACGGCCTGCTCAAAGGCGAGACCGGCGTGCATCGACTCATCCGCATTTCCCCCTTCGACTCTTCGGGGCGGCGGCATACCTCCTTCGCCTCGGTGGACGTCTACCCCGACATGGACGACGACATCGAAATCGAAGTCCGGGACGAAGACCTGCGCATCGACACGTTCCGGTCGAGCGGCCCCGGCGGGCAGTCGGTGAACAAGACCAGCTCGGCCGTGCGCATCACCCACATCCCCACGGGCATCGTGGCCCAGTGCCAGAACGAGAAATCCCAGCACCGCAACAAGGCCACTGCCCTGCGCCTGGTCAAGGCCCGCCTGTACGAACAGGAACTCAAGAAGATCGAAGAAAGCCGCAGGCAGGACTACCAGTCCAAGGGAGCCATTGCCTGGGGAAGTCAGATACGGACGTACACGCTGCAACCGTATCGCCTGATAAAGGACCACCGATCCAACTGCGAAAGCGGCAACGTGGACGCCTTTTTGGATGGGGATCTGGACGAAATGATCAGAAACTACCTATTATTCATCCATGCCCACGGACAAAAAGATTAA
- a CDS encoding GGDEF domain-containing protein has product MPTDKKINFPEPALASELSSLQKELCEHYNECSAPLNQAVWIFRLLNGMSPEDWDAFAAEHDLGQWLSLPIDSDAYPNLKRFQETLEKLAYQTDHDPLTGLANRRAFDRILDIEIERSKRARTPLSLAIFDLDDFKRVNDTYGHPQGDEVLRAFAGHLKATTRRYDLAARFGGEEFALVMAGSGVVRAQRMLDRLLHEFRQLEFTTPDGNDAFRVTCSVGLTCYKGSVNITDKELIKMADGALYDAKAAGKDQIRVSRLPFADNVPNDTLVHANEKQFLFGGK; this is encoded by the coding sequence ATGCCCACGGACAAAAAGATTAATTTCCCCGAGCCCGCGCTCGCGTCGGAACTCTCCTCGCTCCAAAAGGAGCTGTGCGAGCATTACAACGAATGCAGCGCCCCGCTCAACCAGGCCGTCTGGATTTTTAGGCTCCTCAACGGAATGTCGCCCGAGGATTGGGACGCCTTTGCCGCCGAGCACGACCTCGGGCAATGGCTCTCGCTGCCCATCGACAGCGATGCCTATCCGAACCTCAAGCGATTCCAGGAAACCCTGGAGAAGCTGGCCTATCAGACCGACCACGATCCCCTTACGGGGCTGGCCAACCGCCGGGCCTTCGACCGCATCTTGGATATCGAGATCGAGCGGTCCAAGCGTGCGCGCACTCCGCTTTCGCTGGCCATTTTCGATCTGGACGACTTCAAGCGCGTCAACGACACCTACGGACATCCCCAGGGCGACGAGGTCCTGCGCGCGTTCGCCGGTCACCTCAAAGCAACCACCCGACGTTATGATCTGGCCGCCCGATTCGGCGGCGAAGAGTTCGCTCTGGTCATGGCCGGGTCCGGTGTGGTCAGAGCGCAGAGAATGCTCGACCGCCTGCTCCACGAGTTCAGACAGCTCGAATTCACGACTCCGGACGGAAATGACGCCTTCAGGGTCACCTGCTCCGTCGGCCTCACCTGCTACAAGGGGAGCGTGAACATTACGGACAAGGAACTGATCAAAATGGCCGACGGTGCGCTCTATGACGCCAAGGCTGCGGGGAAAGATCAAATCAGGGTGTCCAGGCTTCCCTTTGCGGATAATGTCCCCAACGACACCCTGGTTCATGCCAACGAAAAGCAGTTCCTGTTTGGCGGGAAATAA
- a CDS encoding MinD/ParA family protein has translation MNNNKTLSLSIMSGKGGVGKTNIVLNLGYALHAMNISSLLMDCDLGLANLDVLLGISPDRNLHDLLQSGVDAEDILVSIENGFDMLPATSGVPELVEMDEDFQDILFKKLITLAGEYDFLMLDLGAGISHTVLSLASLTQLRVVVVTPEPTSLTDSYAMIKVLATQYGVKDFLVLINQAANAKEAKLTFERLDAACRNFLNIELRNLGFVHQDRTLVEAVRHQTPLLKFAPQTTASKDIVGIAKKLLRYREDNLKRIAGRPILKNFPSE, from the coding sequence ATGAACAACAATAAAACACTGAGCCTTTCGATCATGAGCGGCAAGGGCGGCGTCGGCAAGACCAACATCGTTCTCAACCTGGGGTACGCCCTGCACGCCATGAATATCTCGTCCCTGCTCATGGACTGCGACCTCGGGCTGGCCAATCTCGATGTCCTGCTCGGCATATCCCCCGACCGCAACCTGCACGATCTGCTTCAGTCCGGAGTGGACGCTGAAGATATCCTGGTTTCCATTGAAAACGGTTTTGATATGCTTCCCGCGACCAGCGGGGTGCCCGAACTGGTTGAGATGGATGAAGACTTCCAGGACATCCTGTTCAAGAAACTCATCACCCTGGCCGGCGAATACGACTTCCTCATGCTTGACCTCGGAGCGGGCATCAGCCACACGGTGCTTTCCCTTGCCTCGCTCACCCAATTGCGCGTGGTGGTCGTCACCCCGGAACCAACGTCGCTGACAGACAGCTACGCCATGATTAAGGTGCTGGCCACCCAGTACGGCGTGAAAGACTTTCTGGTGCTCATCAACCAGGCCGCCAACGCCAAAGAGGCCAAACTGACCTTTGAACGGCTTGACGCGGCCTGCCGCAATTTCCTGAACATCGAACTCCGCAACCTGGGCTTCGTGCATCAGGATCGCACCTTGGTCGAGGCGGTTCGCCACCAGACGCCGCTCCTGAAATTCGCCCCGCAGACCACTGCCAGCAAGGATATCGTCGGCATCGCCAAGAAACTTCTTCGGTACCGTGAAGACAACCTGAAACGGATAGCCGGACGCCCCATTTTGAAGAATTTCCCCTCGGAATGA
- a CDS encoding HU family DNA-binding protein, which yields MNKSELIKALSEQKKMHVDEATKVVGAFVDSVKEALLRGDRVEIRGFGSFKIKDYEGYTGRNPKTGTVVSVKPKKLPFFRPGKELKEYINQ from the coding sequence ATGAATAAGAGCGAATTGATCAAGGCTCTGTCGGAACAGAAGAAAATGCACGTTGACGAAGCCACCAAAGTGGTTGGAGCCTTCGTGGATTCGGTCAAGGAAGCCCTGCTTCGCGGAGACCGTGTGGAAATTCGCGGTTTTGGCAGCTTCAAGATCAAGGATTACGAAGGGTACACCGGGCGCAATCCCAAAACCGGGACCGTCGTTTCGGTCAAACCCAAGAAGCTTCCCTTTTTCCGTCCCGGCAAAGAGCTGAAGGAATATATAAACCAGTAG
- a CDS encoding UshA-like (seleno)protein family 2, whose amino-acid sequence MRRLSYCLFLAVLVLVCGDARAQGSVLTILYSANTYGTVRPCPTUGGKTLGGVARRATYFMDVHHTDAPRLLVSGAWEFMRPAYDPEPARTLTDLNKAFNAMHYDVGLLSAREAETLRENGVVLQSWRKSAKEEPFTVAKIRDGRKVGFLRFPSLPDGIDEAPQKLIARLSRQIRENRDKVDLMIGLCDWGWVAENAYLKSNPEYVPDMLFGSGGGSGINGRVLADGRCLWVRPYDKGRSISEVNVLQWPKRENSFAWDEAKNYTSASVGINDAIKDDPKINALFQ is encoded by the coding sequence ATGCGACGACTTTCATACTGCCTTTTTCTGGCAGTTCTGGTCCTTGTGTGCGGCGACGCCCGTGCGCAGGGTTCTGTTCTGACCATCCTTTATTCGGCGAATACGTATGGCACGGTGCGGCCATGCCCCACCTGAGGCGGTAAAACCCTCGGAGGGGTGGCCCGTCGGGCCACGTATTTTATGGACGTTCATCATACCGACGCCCCAAGGCTGCTTGTTTCCGGCGCCTGGGAGTTTATGCGCCCGGCCTATGACCCTGAACCAGCGCGAACCTTGACGGATCTGAACAAGGCCTTCAACGCCATGCATTATGACGTTGGCCTGCTCTCCGCCCGGGAAGCCGAGACTCTCCGGGAAAACGGCGTAGTCCTCCAATCATGGAGAAAGAGCGCCAAGGAAGAGCCCTTCACCGTAGCGAAGATCAGGGACGGCCGCAAAGTCGGATTTCTGCGTTTCCCGTCCCTGCCCGACGGGATTGATGAAGCCCCCCAAAAACTCATAGCCCGTCTCTCGCGGCAAATACGCGAGAATCGCGACAAGGTGGATTTGATGATCGGCCTGTGCGACTGGGGCTGGGTAGCGGAAAATGCCTATCTCAAGTCCAATCCCGAGTACGTACCCGACATGCTTTTCGGCAGCGGCGGCGGATCGGGCATCAACGGACGGGTACTGGCCGATGGCCGATGTCTCTGGGTCCGCCCATACGACAAGGGGCGCAGCATATCCGAAGTCAATGTGCTGCAATGGCCGAAAAGAGAAAATTCATTTGCGTGGGACGAAGCGAAGAATTATACATCGGCATCCGTAGGCATTAACGACGCAATCAAGGACGATCCGAAAATTAACGCCCTCTTTCAATGA
- the dapA gene encoding 4-hydroxy-tetrahydrodipicolinate synthase, whose product MELRGAFTALSTPFKDGEVDESTYRDFIEWQIEQGIDGLVPCGTTGEAATMSHEEQGRVIKICVDQTKGRVPVIAGAGSNSTKEAIELTKMAKDAGADAALQITPYYNKPTPGGLVAHFKAIAEAASLPLVIYNVPGRTGLNCLPSTLKMIKDAVPEAIGVKEATGNLCQGAEVVELCGRDFTLLSGDDFTVLPLLAVGGSGVISVVSNIMPKAMSDMCSAFFDKDHEKALELSLKMAPVNRAMFMETNPIPVKTALDMMGVFKDAQFRLPIVPLLDENKPKLEAVLKTAGLL is encoded by the coding sequence ATGGAATTAAGAGGAGCTTTCACAGCCCTCTCGACGCCCTTCAAGGATGGCGAGGTCGACGAATCGACCTATCGCGATTTCATTGAATGGCAGATCGAGCAGGGCATTGACGGCCTGGTGCCCTGCGGCACCACCGGCGAAGCGGCGACCATGTCCCACGAGGAACAGGGGCGGGTCATCAAAATTTGCGTGGACCAGACCAAAGGGCGCGTTCCCGTAATAGCCGGAGCCGGATCCAACTCCACCAAGGAAGCCATCGAGTTGACCAAGATGGCCAAGGATGCCGGTGCCGATGCCGCCCTGCAGATCACTCCCTATTACAACAAACCCACTCCCGGCGGTTTGGTGGCCCATTTCAAAGCCATTGCCGAAGCCGCTTCCCTGCCCCTGGTCATCTACAATGTTCCTGGACGCACCGGCCTGAATTGTCTGCCGTCTACCCTCAAGATGATAAAGGACGCTGTCCCCGAGGCCATCGGCGTCAAGGAAGCGACTGGGAACCTCTGTCAGGGAGCAGAAGTTGTTGAGCTTTGCGGCCGCGACTTCACATTGCTGTCCGGCGATGATTTCACCGTCCTGCCCTTGCTGGCAGTGGGAGGTTCCGGGGTCATCTCTGTCGTCTCCAACATCATGCCCAAGGCCATGAGCGACATGTGCAGCGCATTTTTCGATAAGGACCACGAAAAGGCTCTTGAACTGAGCCTCAAGATGGCTCCGGTCAACCGCGCCATGTTCATGGAGACCAACCCCATTCCGGTCAAGACCGCTCTGGACATGATGGGCGTTTTCAAGGATGCTCAGTTCCGTTTGCCTATCGTTCCCCTGCTGGACGAGAACAAACCCAAACTGGAAGCCGTGCTGAAAACTGCCGGTCTTTTGTGA